One region of Scophthalmus maximus strain ysfricsl-2021 chromosome 15, ASM2237912v1, whole genome shotgun sequence genomic DNA includes:
- the LOC118286425 gene encoding TOG array regulator of axonemal microtubules protein 1-like gives MAEMYGVIDKTGDHAHLLQEEKTYQVRDQLKEASEDFLPLSSSPETYIDSFVASIGQILQRNPKVERTFSLPSNPTTPGSFLLPSYPLATLPVKLTPTMSRRHGDPSLSMSNTWPNKRESSLHHRDTSPWRDTAITATGDHLSSISSPRPLRASLVTSSSTSSFRRALSSTRATTLSISPVVPPLEQAQSHKGQRPHAPGSPQNQQLEKSLHLDPDGFRAVQDPQEDDPLDMQEMMNSLCSLRNGAAKKRAKVSLSSPDPDSPDSAVRLDMDSQSQTSPKITSSASESGPSSLSSVANSSSNGIKTSLGNSEVPSAELRSSVSMDFSSLQGLSQRNELSSEVGVVGQRVTYSNGTIVPEMETTRTLPPLVELDFRNTVRGLKPAKGSQSHSSRNSPGTDMPEGAIGRDLHLNGSTLTSTKADHLSTPLSPVSPPGPQSPLKCFTPPHQPSPPTVPPNPRNLSRLRRAPSLSRTRPSLSHSSDELSPGNTGHRKNVSEPQEMCPFSKPDLALTESFNLLSSEDWEKKIEGLMFLRSLAHYHSDTLQGKLHDVCLCLIQEVKNRRSGVSRVAVCTMGDLYTHMQKAMDQELEGTAKALLQKAGETNAFIRQDVDAALDCMVQHCTPTRSINALLSGGISHLSALVRKCTAQHLANLVEKVGAARLLSGGKDLTERILPAVTKLAQDSSQETRFFGRRMLLSLSSHPDFDKILEKYIPTKDLPTIRDTVFTLKTKGLSGMPQSARGRRSLPGSGTVRASSLTREPLNQTNRESSSHSSCRSQTQSIADKTEYIKQISGLLGSKDFRERIKGIDQLVVDCQHNPNMVINSIFQVFDAFKARLQESNGKVNLHALESLQKIIHLMKDNLSQVVNILVPAIVDNHLNSKNNAIYSAAIGAINALILNLDNVLLLQPFCNKAKFLSGKAKVDLIEKVADLVTELYPRKPQVVEQKVLPLLWHLLGTSTHSGTIHGRGGSVRGATANLCQALHAQMGSSLSESAASQPANVHKGLNEFLRALT, from the exons GAGGCCAGTGAGgatttcctccctctgtccagcAGTCCAGAGACCTACATAGACAGTTTTG TGGCATCCATCGGGCAAATACTCCAGAGGAATCCCAAGGTTGAACGTACGTTTTCCCTCCCCTCTAACCCCACGACACCTGGCTCGTTCCTACTGCCCTCCTACCCACTGGCTACACTCCCAGTCAAGCTAACTCCAACAATGTCCCGTCGCCACGGTGATCCCTCCCTATCTATGTCCAACACCTGGCCCAACAAGAGGGAGAGCAGCCTTCACCACCGAGACACCAGCCCCTGGAGAGACACAGCAATCACAGCAACGG GGGACCATCTCTCCAGCATATCATCTCCGAGGCCTCTGCGTGCCTCCCTTGTCACTTCTTCTTCCACATCGTCATTCCGTCGGGCTCTGAGCAGCACCAGGGCAACAACCCTCTCTATCTCGCCAGTGGTCCCTCCATTAGAGCAGGCCCAGTCTCATAAGGGCCAGAGGCCCCATGCACCAGGCAGCCCTCAGAACCAACAGCTGGAAAAGAGCCTTCATCTGGACCCTGATGGCTTCAGAGCAGTGCAGGATCCTCAAGAGGACGATCCTCTGGACATGCAGGAG ATGATGAACTCTCTGTGCTCATTGCGCAACGGTGCTGCCAAGAAGAGGGCCAAAGTGAGCCTCAGCAGTCCAGATCCCGATAGCCCCGACTCTGCTGTGAGATTAGACATGGACTCACAATCACAAACCTCTCCGAAGATTACCAGCTCAGCCAGTGAAAGCGGTCCATCCAGTCTGAGCTCAGTTGCCAACTCCAGCTCCAATGGCATCAAAACCAG TCTCGGAAACTCTGAAGTGCCTTCTGCAGAACTGAGGTCCTCTGTGTCCATGGACTTCAGCAGCCTTCAAG GGTTATCCCAGAGAAACGAACTGTCATCTGAGGTGGGTGTTGTTGGGCAGAGAGTCACTTACTCCAATGGAACAATTGTACCTGAGATGGAGACAACAAGAACTCTCCCTCCTTTGGTCGAACTGGACTTTCGCAATACAGTCAGGGGTCTGAAGCCTGCCAAAG GTTCACAgagtcacagcagcagaaactCACCAGGCACAGACATGCCTGAAGGAGCAATTGGAAGAG ATCTGCATCTAAACGGCAGCACGCTGACTTCCACCAAAGCAGACCATCTCTCTACCCCTCTTAGCCCTGTCAGCCCCCCAGGACCACAAAGCCCCCTCAAGTGCTTCACTCCGCCACACCAGCCGAGCCCCCCCACCGTGCCCCCCAACCCTAGAAACCTCTCTCGGCTCAGGAGGGCTCCTAGCCTCAGCAGAACCCGACCTTCGCTGTCACATAGCTCAG ATGAGCTGTCCCCCGGCAACACGGGCCACAGGAAAAATGTGTCTGAGCCTCAGGAAATGTGTCCGTTTTCCAAACCCGACCTGGCACTGACAGAGAGTTTCAACCTGCTGAGTTCTGAGGACTG GGAGAAGAAGATTGAGGGTCTGATGTTCCTGCGCTCTCTGGCCCACTACCACTCAGACACACTCCAGGGCAAGCTTCATGATGTCTGCCTGTGTCTCATTCAAGAG GTGAAGAACCGGCGGTCAGGTGTGTCCAGGGTTGCAGTGTGCACCATGGGTGACCTATACACCCACATGCAGAAGGCGATGGACCAGGAGCTGGAAGGAACAGCTAAAGCCTTACTGCAGAAGGCCGGGGAGACTAACGCCTTCATTAGGCAAGATGTCGATGCAGCCCTGGATTGCATGGTGCAGCACTGCACTCCCACTCGCAGCATCAACGCTCTTCTCTCTGGAGGAATCag TCACCTTAGCGCCTTGGTGAGAAAATGCACCGCTCAGCATCTGGCCAATCTGGTGGAGAAGGTTGGTGCTGCCCGTCTTCTGTCTGGGGGCAAAGATCTCACTGAGAGGATCTTACCTGCTGTCACCAAACTCGCCCAAGACTCCTCACAGGAAACCAG GTTCTTCGGCCGGCGAATGTTGCTGTCCCTGTCATCCCACCCTGACTTTGACAAGATCCTGGAGAAATACATCCCCACCAAAGACCTGCCAACCATTAGAGACACTGTCTTCACTCTCAAGACAAAG GGTCTCAGTGGTATGCCTCAGTCAGCCAGGGGCAGACGCTCCCTCCCAGGCAGTGGCACAGTCAGGGCCTCATCTCTCACCAGGGAGCCTCTCAACCAGACCAACAG gGAGTCCAGTAGCCATTCTAGCTGTAGATCTCAGACACAAAGTATTGCAGACAAGACAGAATACATCAAGCAAATCTCAGGTCTGCTGGGTTCAAAGGACTTCAGAGAGAGGATCAAGGGAATTGACCAGCTAGTGGTTGACTGCCAGCACAACCCCAACATGGTCATCAATAGTATATTCCAG GTGTTTGATGCCTTTAAGGCCAGGCTGCAGGAGTCCAACGGCAAGGTCAACCTGCACGCCCTTGAGTCGCTACAGAAAATCATCCACTTGATGAAGGACAACCTGTCCCAAGTGGTCAACATCCTGGTCCCAGCAATCGTGGACAATCACCTCAACTCCAAAAACAATGCCATCTACTCTGCTGCTATCGGAGCCATTAATGCACTTATTTTAAATCTTG ATAACGTACTCCTTCTCCAGCCTTTCTGTAATAAGGCAAAGTTTTTAAGTGGCAAAGCTAAAGTGGATCTTATTGAAAAGGTTGCAG acCTTGTGACAGAGCTCTACCCTCGCAAACCCCAGGTGGTTGAGCAGAAAGTGCTGCCCTTGCTGTGGCACCTCCTGGGCACCTCTACCCACAGCGGCACCATACATGGCCGTGGCGGTAGCGTGAGGGGTGCTACCGCCAACCTGTGCCAAGCCCTTCACGCCCAGATGGGGTCCAGCCTGAGCGAGAGTGCTGCCTCCCAGCCTGCCAACGTCCACAAAGGTTTAAACGAGTTCCTGAGGGCCTTAACCTAA